The following coding sequences are from one Streptomyces sp. NBC_00536 window:
- a CDS encoding ATP-binding cassette domain-containing protein, whose protein sequence is MVHVSAAPVLALRGVSKRFGAVQALTDVELEIHSGEVVALVGDNGAGKSTLVKTIAGVHPIDDGVIEWEGRPVSITKPHDAQNLGIATVYQDLALCDNIDVVGNLFLGRELKRRGVLDEVEMERRARELLTTLSIRIPSVRIPIASLSGGQRQTVAIARSMLGEPQLVILDEPTAALGVEQTAQVLDLVERLRERGHAVILISHNMADVKAVADKVAVLRLGRNNGVFSVKDTSQEEIISAITGATDNAVTRRAARTGEARK, encoded by the coding sequence ATGGTTCATGTGTCCGCTGCGCCCGTGCTGGCGTTGCGAGGGGTCTCGAAGAGGTTCGGCGCCGTCCAGGCCCTGACCGACGTAGAACTCGAGATCCACTCAGGCGAGGTGGTCGCCCTGGTCGGCGACAACGGCGCCGGTAAGTCCACGCTGGTCAAGACGATCGCCGGCGTACACCCCATCGATGACGGAGTCATCGAGTGGGAGGGGCGCCCGGTGTCGATCACCAAGCCCCACGACGCCCAGAACCTGGGCATCGCGACGGTCTACCAGGACCTCGCTCTCTGCGACAACATCGATGTCGTCGGCAACCTCTTCCTGGGCCGCGAGCTCAAGCGGCGCGGTGTCCTCGACGAGGTGGAGATGGAGCGGCGCGCCCGCGAGCTGCTCACCACCCTGTCCATCCGGATCCCCAGCGTCCGCATCCCGATCGCCTCGCTCTCCGGCGGTCAGCGCCAGACCGTGGCGATCGCCCGCTCCATGCTGGGCGAGCCCCAGCTCGTCATCCTCGACGAGCCCACCGCCGCCCTCGGCGTCGAGCAGACCGCACAGGTGCTCGACCTCGTGGAGCGGCTGCGCGAGCGCGGCCACGCCGTCATCCTCATCAGCCACAACATGGCCGATGTGAAGGCGGTGGCCGACAAGGTGGCGGTACTGCGCCTCGGCCGCAACAACGGCGTCTTCTCCGTGAAGGACACGTCGCAGGAAGAGATCATCTCCGCCATCACCGGTGCCACGGACAACGCCGTGACCCGCCGGGCGGCCCGCACCGGGGAGGCCCGCAAGTGA
- the mgtA gene encoding magnesium-translocating P-type ATPase, whose translation MTMLTPRTPTKLAPPGRARRERKAAELEARTRAVGERLATLSARPGPQVLQDLTAGRHGLTHAEAALRLERDGANVVAHERAPRWWIQLAKAFANPFIAVLVFLAAVMYWQDPADPGVVILSVMVGISGLLRFWQEFRSGRAADALNKLVTTTCAVQRRAGSGSGPTTFEVPMDRVVRGDIVKLAAGDLIPADLRLVTSKDLMVSQAALSGESLPVAKADTRAEDLGQFETTDPVEADNLCLMGTSVTSGTATAVVVATGSDTYFGSMAGSLVGERPQTNFDTGVRKVSFLLIRFMLVMVPVVFMINGFTKGDWNAAFLLGIAVAVGLTPEMLPMVVSANLARGAVAMAKRKVVVKRLNAIQNLGAMDVLCTDKTGTLTEDRIVLDRYLDVHGAPDDEVLEYGYLNSHFQTGLKNLMDQAVIDRVNEAEEVVVDARFSMVDEIPFDFARRRMSVVLNRNTLAGGVGRSEHIMITKGAVEEVLDLCTHMTDRGQKVELTEQLRWHVTRIAEENNREGLRVLAVATRSVATPRDTYTVADEDQLTLVGFLAFLDPPKADAARALQGLADKGITVKVITGDNELVAARVCADVGIDVGQVVTGSALDALDDAALRALAARTTVFAKVNPVQKARIVRALQADGHTVGFLGDGINDAAALRDADVGISVDTAVDIAKESADIILLEKDLTVLEQGVLQGRTTFGNTIKYIKMTASSNFGNVFSVLVASAFIPFQPMLAIMLLVQNLVYDIAQLATPWDRMDEEYLRKPRNWDAKGIGRFMVCIGPISSIFDIAMFVIMWNVFAANSEANQALFQSGWFIEGLLSQTLIVHMIRTRKIPFIQSRASWPVMVMTVLAVLTGLYLPFSPLAESLGFVALPAGYFPWLIGVLLAYCTLTQLLKTVYIKKFNTWL comes from the coding sequence ATGACCATGCTCACCCCTCGCACCCCCACGAAGCTCGCACCGCCGGGCCGGGCCCGCCGCGAGCGCAAGGCCGCCGAGCTGGAGGCCCGTACCCGCGCCGTCGGCGAGCGGCTCGCCACGCTCAGCGCCCGGCCCGGCCCGCAGGTCCTGCAGGACCTGACCGCCGGCCGCCACGGCCTCACCCACGCCGAGGCCGCGCTGCGCCTGGAGCGGGACGGCGCGAACGTCGTCGCCCACGAGCGCGCCCCCCGCTGGTGGATCCAGCTCGCGAAGGCCTTCGCGAACCCCTTCATCGCGGTCCTCGTCTTCCTGGCCGCCGTCATGTACTGGCAGGACCCCGCCGACCCGGGCGTCGTCATCCTCTCGGTGATGGTCGGGATCAGCGGCCTGCTGCGCTTCTGGCAGGAGTTCCGCTCGGGCCGGGCCGCCGACGCGCTGAACAAGCTCGTCACCACCACCTGCGCGGTGCAGCGCCGGGCCGGCAGCGGCTCCGGCCCGACCACCTTCGAGGTCCCGATGGACCGGGTGGTCCGCGGTGACATCGTGAAGCTGGCCGCCGGCGACCTGATCCCCGCCGACCTGCGGCTGGTCACCTCCAAGGACCTGATGGTCAGCCAGGCCGCGCTGTCCGGCGAGTCGTTGCCGGTCGCCAAGGCCGACACCCGGGCCGAGGACCTCGGCCAGTTCGAGACCACCGACCCGGTGGAGGCCGACAACCTCTGCCTGATGGGTACGTCCGTCACCTCGGGCACCGCCACCGCGGTGGTCGTCGCCACCGGCTCCGACACCTACTTCGGCTCGATGGCGGGCTCGCTGGTCGGCGAGCGCCCGCAGACCAACTTCGACACCGGGGTGCGCAAGGTCAGCTTCCTGCTGATCCGCTTCATGCTGGTGATGGTCCCGGTCGTCTTCATGATCAACGGCTTCACCAAGGGCGACTGGAACGCGGCGTTCCTGCTCGGCATCGCCGTGGCGGTGGGCCTGACGCCCGAGATGCTGCCCATGGTCGTCTCCGCCAACCTGGCGCGCGGCGCGGTCGCCATGGCCAAGCGCAAGGTCGTCGTCAAGCGGCTCAACGCGATCCAGAACCTGGGCGCGATGGACGTGCTGTGCACGGACAAGACCGGCACCCTCACCGAGGACCGGATCGTCCTGGACCGCTACCTCGATGTGCACGGCGCCCCGGACGACGAGGTGCTGGAGTACGGCTACCTCAACTCGCACTTCCAGACGGGCCTGAAGAACCTGATGGACCAGGCGGTCATCGACCGCGTCAACGAGGCCGAGGAGGTTGTCGTCGACGCTCGGTTCTCGATGGTCGACGAGATCCCCTTCGACTTCGCCCGGCGCCGGATGTCCGTGGTCCTCAACCGCAACACCCTGGCCGGCGGGGTCGGCCGGTCCGAGCACATCATGATCACCAAGGGTGCGGTGGAGGAGGTCCTCGACCTGTGCACCCACATGACGGACCGCGGGCAGAAGGTCGAACTGACCGAGCAGCTGCGCTGGCACGTGACCCGGATCGCCGAGGAGAACAACCGCGAGGGCCTGCGCGTGCTGGCCGTCGCCACCCGGTCGGTCGCCACCCCCCGCGACACCTACACCGTCGCCGACGAGGACCAGCTGACCCTGGTCGGCTTCCTCGCCTTCCTCGACCCGCCGAAGGCCGACGCGGCCCGGGCCCTGCAGGGCCTGGCCGACAAGGGCATCACGGTCAAGGTGATCACCGGTGACAACGAGCTGGTCGCGGCGCGGGTCTGCGCCGACGTGGGCATCGACGTCGGCCAGGTGGTGACGGGCTCCGCGCTCGACGCCCTGGACGACGCGGCACTGCGCGCTCTGGCCGCCCGTACGACGGTCTTCGCCAAGGTCAATCCGGTCCAGAAGGCCCGGATCGTGCGGGCCCTGCAGGCCGACGGCCACACGGTCGGCTTCCTCGGGGACGGCATCAACGACGCGGCCGCGCTGCGCGACGCGGACGTCGGCATCTCGGTCGACACCGCCGTCGACATCGCCAAGGAGTCGGCGGACATCATCCTGCTGGAGAAGGACCTGACCGTCCTGGAACAGGGCGTGCTCCAGGGCCGGACCACCTTCGGCAACACGATCAAGTACATCAAGATGACGGCCAGCTCGAACTTCGGCAACGTCTTCTCGGTGCTGGTCGCGAGCGCGTTCATCCCGTTCCAGCCGATGCTCGCGATCATGCTGCTGGTGCAGAACCTGGTCTACGACATCGCCCAGCTGGCCACCCCGTGGGACCGGATGGACGAGGAGTACCTGCGCAAGCCCCGCAACTGGGACGCCAAGGGCATCGGCCGGTTCATGGTCTGCATCGGCCCCATCAGCTCGATCTTCGACATCGCGATGTTCGTGATCATGTGGAACGTGTTCGCCGCCAACAGCGAGGCGAACCAGGCGCTCTTCCAGTCCGGCTGGTTCATAGAGGGGCTGCTCTCGCAGACCCTGATCGTCCACATGATCCGTACCCGCAAGATCCCCTTCATCCAGTCGCGGGCGTCCTGGCCGGTGATGGTGATGACCGTCCTCGCGGTGCTGACCGGGCTGTACCTGCCCTTCTCGCCGCTGGCCGAGTCGCTGGGCTTCGTGGCGCTGCCCGCGGGCTACTTCCCGTGGCTGATCGGCGTCCTGCTCGCGTACTGCACGCTCACGCAGCTGTTGAAGACCGTGTACATCAAGAAGTTCAACACCTGGCTCTAG
- a CDS encoding sugar ABC transporter permease, giving the protein MGKGPAHAKPSGHIDPVNPAAAHDAIPAVDPRLLVREQGFAGYLNEFGRKLKSGDLGSVPVVLGLIIIWSIFQSLNSHFLGPENLTNIAITMTATGMIAVGIIFVLLLGEIDLSVGSVSGVSGAIVAVLAVTHGVNEWLAILAAIAGGALIGAVHGFFFAKIGAPAFAVTLSGLLFWSGAMLQILGSNGTVNIDSEGVVGKLTTYFFTDVAVGYGLAALATAAYFLASFSDARRREAAGVPSRPLGEILLRTGLLAVFTFGPAVVFNQYKGMPLAVLLFLLALVATDFVLRRTTFGRQIFALGGSVEASRRAGINVNRVRITVFAIAGTFAAIGGLFWASKIAAANQSAGAGDLLMNVIAAAVIGGTSLFGGRGRTWNALLGVMVITSIQYGLALEGIATPIQYMITGAVLLATVVIDSVTRKTQKTAGRA; this is encoded by the coding sequence CTGGGCAAGGGCCCCGCGCACGCCAAGCCGAGCGGTCACATCGACCCGGTCAACCCGGCCGCGGCGCACGACGCCATCCCGGCCGTCGACCCCCGGCTGCTCGTGCGCGAGCAGGGTTTCGCCGGATACCTGAACGAGTTCGGCCGCAAGCTCAAGTCCGGCGACCTGGGCTCCGTCCCCGTCGTCCTCGGTCTGATCATCATCTGGAGCATCTTCCAGAGCCTGAACTCGCACTTCCTCGGCCCCGAGAACCTCACCAACATCGCGATCACGATGACGGCCACCGGCATGATCGCGGTCGGCATCATCTTCGTCCTGCTGCTCGGCGAGATCGACCTCTCGGTCGGCTCGGTCAGCGGCGTCTCGGGTGCGATCGTCGCGGTCCTCGCGGTCACCCACGGCGTCAACGAATGGCTGGCCATCCTCGCGGCGATCGCCGGAGGCGCCCTGATCGGCGCCGTCCACGGCTTCTTCTTCGCCAAGATCGGCGCCCCGGCCTTCGCCGTCACCCTTTCGGGCCTGCTCTTCTGGTCCGGCGCCATGCTGCAGATCCTCGGCAGCAACGGCACGGTCAACATCGACTCCGAGGGCGTGGTCGGCAAGCTGACCACGTACTTCTTCACGGACGTGGCCGTCGGCTACGGGCTGGCCGCCCTCGCCACCGCGGCGTACTTCCTCGCCTCGTTCTCCGACGCGCGCCGCCGCGAGGCCGCGGGCGTCCCCTCCCGGCCGCTCGGCGAGATCCTGCTGCGCACCGGTCTGCTCGCGGTGTTCACCTTCGGCCCCGCGGTCGTGTTCAACCAGTACAAGGGCATGCCGCTCGCGGTGCTGCTCTTCCTGCTGGCCCTGGTCGCCACCGACTTCGTGCTGCGGCGCACCACCTTCGGCCGTCAGATCTTCGCCCTCGGCGGCAGCGTCGAGGCCTCCCGGCGCGCGGGCATCAACGTGAACCGGGTCCGCATCACCGTCTTCGCCATCGCGGGTACGTTCGCGGCGATCGGCGGCCTGTTCTGGGCCTCCAAGATCGCGGCGGCGAACCAGAGCGCCGGCGCGGGCGACCTGCTGATGAACGTCATCGCGGCGGCCGTCATCGGCGGCACCAGCCTCTTCGGCGGCCGCGGCCGCACCTGGAACGCCCTGCTCGGTGTCATGGTGATCACATCGATCCAGTACGGTCTGGCCCTGGAGGGGATCGCGACGCCGATCCAGTACATGATCACCGGCGCGGTGCTGCTGGCCACCGTGGTGATCGACTCCGTCACCCGCAAGACGCAGAAGACGGCGGGACGCGCCTAA
- a CDS encoding amino acid permease — MRSLLGGASVSTNLNSPFRTKSVEQSIRDTEEPEHALRKSLSAWDLTVFGVGVIIGTGIFVLTGIAARNNAGPATALAFVVSGVVCALAALCYAEFASTVPVAGSAYTFAYASIGELPAWIIGWDLVLEFALGTAVVAVGWSGYVRHLMHTNLGWDLPAALSGPDVPGGHFDLLAFVLVLALTAILVVGTKLSARITAIVVAIKLIVVMLVIVAGLFFIKADNYSPFIPAAQPQPGGSGWKAPLVQLMFGYQPTNFGVMGIFTAASLVFFAFIGFDVVATAAEETKNPQRDMPRGILGSLLICTVLYVAVTVVVTGMQSYEQMSPSAPLAEAFKSVDQPFFSGAISLGASVGLITVCMILLLGQTRVFFAMSRDGLLPRVFSVTHPKYRTPYRATLLLGVIIAVVAGFTSLEKLAELVNIGTLFAFVVVALGVIVLRRTRPDLHRAFRTPWVPVVPILSIAASFWLMLNLPAETWLRFGIWMVIGFFVYFLYSRRNSRLGQSGRDAEY, encoded by the coding sequence ATGCGTTCTCTTCTGGGAGGTGCGTCGGTGAGTACGAATCTGAACAGCCCGTTCCGTACCAAGTCGGTGGAACAGTCCATCCGCGATACGGAGGAACCGGAGCACGCGCTCCGTAAATCCCTTTCCGCCTGGGACCTGACCGTCTTCGGTGTGGGCGTCATCATCGGAACCGGCATCTTCGTTCTCACGGGCATCGCGGCCCGGAACAACGCCGGACCCGCCACTGCCCTCGCCTTCGTGGTGTCGGGCGTCGTCTGCGCCCTGGCGGCCCTCTGCTACGCCGAGTTCGCGTCCACCGTGCCGGTGGCCGGATCGGCGTACACCTTCGCCTACGCCTCGATCGGTGAGCTGCCCGCCTGGATCATCGGCTGGGACCTGGTGCTCGAATTCGCGCTCGGCACGGCCGTGGTGGCGGTCGGCTGGTCCGGGTACGTGCGCCACCTCATGCACACCAACCTCGGCTGGGACCTGCCCGCCGCACTGTCCGGGCCCGACGTTCCGGGAGGCCATTTCGACCTGCTGGCCTTCGTCCTGGTCCTGGCGCTGACCGCGATCCTCGTCGTCGGGACGAAGCTGTCGGCCCGGATCACGGCGATCGTCGTCGCGATCAAGCTCATCGTGGTGATGCTGGTCATCGTCGCGGGCCTGTTCTTCATCAAGGCCGACAACTACTCCCCGTTCATCCCGGCCGCGCAGCCGCAGCCCGGTGGAAGCGGCTGGAAGGCGCCGCTGGTCCAGCTGATGTTCGGCTACCAGCCCACCAACTTCGGCGTCATGGGCATCTTCACCGCGGCCTCTCTCGTCTTCTTCGCCTTCATCGGCTTCGATGTCGTGGCCACCGCGGCCGAGGAGACCAAGAATCCCCAGCGGGACATGCCGCGCGGCATCCTCGGCTCTCTGCTCATCTGCACGGTGCTCTACGTCGCCGTGACGGTGGTGGTCACCGGCATGCAGTCCTACGAGCAGATGTCGCCGAGTGCCCCGCTCGCCGAAGCCTTCAAATCCGTGGACCAGCCCTTCTTCTCCGGTGCCATCAGCCTCGGGGCGTCCGTCGGGCTCATCACGGTGTGCATGATCCTCTTGCTGGGCCAGACGCGGGTGTTCTTCGCGATGAGCCGTGACGGACTGCTGCCGCGCGTCTTCTCCGTCACCCACCCCAAGTACCGCACCCCCTACCGGGCCACCCTGCTCCTCGGTGTGATCATCGCTGTCGTCGCGGGCTTCACCAGCCTGGAGAAGCTCGCGGAACTGGTGAACATCGGCACCCTGTTCGCCTTCGTGGTGGTCGCCCTCGGCGTGATCGTCCTGCGCCGGACCCGCCCCGACCTCCACCGGGCGTTCCGCACCCCGTGGGTGCCGGTGGTCCCGATCCTGTCGATCGCGGCCTCGTTCTGGCTGATGCTCAACCTGCCGGCCGAGACCTGGCTGCGCTTCGGGATCTGGATGGTGATCGGCTTCTTCGTGTACTTCCTGTACAGCCGCCGCAACAGCCGCCTGGGCCAGTCCGGCCGGGACGCGGAGTACTAG
- the dxs gene encoding 1-deoxy-D-xylulose-5-phosphate synthase, with amino-acid sequence MLLTRIKGPRDLDRLSQEELLQLAAEIRSFLVDAVSKTGGHLGPNLGVVELTIALHRVFDSPKDKVLFDTGHQSYVHKLLTGRQDFGNLRSKGGLSGYPSRAESDHDVIENSHASTVLGWADGLAKANEVLGREDHHVAAVIGDGALTGGMAWEALNNIAAAKDRPLVIVVNDNERSYGPTIGGLANHLATLRTTDGYERFLARGKDLLERTPVVGRPLYETLHGAKKGLKDFIAPQGMFEDLGLKYIGPINGHDVEALESALQRAKRFSGPVIVHCLTQKGRGYEPAEQDEADRFHGIGPIHPDTGLPVSTDAASWTSVFADEMVKLGKERKDIVAITAAMLQPVGLKRFADAYPDRIFDVGIAEQHAATSAAGLATGGAHPVFAVYATFLNRAFDQVLMDVALHKCGVTFVLDRAGVTGSDGASHNGMWDMSIMQVVPGLRLAAPRDAEQLRAQLREAVEVNDAPTVVRYSKGVVGPAVPAVGRIGGMDVLRTPAPEVTRPDVLIVSVGALAPMCLEIADLLDKQGISSTVVDPRWVKPVDEALAPLADAHRVVVTVEDNGRTGGVGSAVSQALRDAGVDVPLRDFGIPQRFLDHASRKEVMAEIGLTAPDIARQVTGLVAKLDGRYENEPAATVD; translated from the coding sequence GTGCTGCTGACCCGCATCAAGGGACCGCGCGATCTGGACCGGCTCAGCCAGGAGGAGCTCCTTCAGCTCGCCGCCGAGATCAGGTCCTTCCTCGTCGACGCCGTCTCCAAGACCGGCGGGCACCTCGGCCCCAATCTCGGCGTGGTCGAACTGACGATCGCCCTGCACCGGGTCTTCGATTCGCCGAAGGACAAGGTCCTCTTCGACACCGGCCACCAGTCCTACGTCCACAAGCTGCTCACGGGCCGCCAGGACTTCGGGAACCTGCGCTCGAAGGGCGGCCTCTCCGGCTACCCCTCGCGCGCCGAGTCCGACCACGACGTGATCGAGAACTCGCACGCCTCCACCGTGCTGGGCTGGGCCGACGGCCTGGCCAAGGCGAACGAGGTGCTCGGCCGCGAGGACCACCACGTTGCGGCCGTGATCGGCGACGGCGCCCTCACCGGCGGCATGGCCTGGGAGGCGCTGAACAACATCGCCGCCGCCAAGGACCGCCCCCTGGTGATCGTCGTCAACGACAACGAGCGCTCGTACGGGCCCACCATCGGCGGCCTCGCGAACCACCTGGCCACCCTGCGCACCACGGACGGCTACGAGCGCTTCCTGGCCCGCGGCAAGGACCTCCTGGAGCGCACCCCGGTCGTCGGGAGGCCGCTCTACGAGACCCTGCACGGCGCCAAGAAGGGCCTCAAGGACTTCATCGCCCCGCAGGGCATGTTCGAGGACCTCGGCCTGAAGTACATCGGGCCCATCAACGGCCACGACGTGGAGGCCCTGGAGTCCGCCCTGCAGCGCGCCAAGCGCTTCAGCGGCCCGGTCATCGTCCACTGCCTCACCCAGAAGGGCCGGGGCTACGAGCCGGCCGAGCAGGACGAGGCCGACCGCTTCCACGGCATCGGGCCGATCCACCCGGACACCGGGCTGCCGGTCTCCACCGACGCCGCGAGCTGGACCTCCGTCTTCGCCGACGAGATGGTCAAGCTGGGCAAGGAGCGCAAGGACATCGTCGCGATCACCGCGGCCATGCTCCAGCCCGTGGGCCTCAAGCGGTTCGCGGACGCCTACCCGGACCGGATCTTCGACGTCGGCATCGCCGAGCAGCACGCCGCCACCTCGGCGGCGGGCCTGGCCACCGGCGGCGCCCATCCGGTCTTCGCGGTCTACGCGACCTTCCTCAACCGCGCCTTCGACCAGGTCCTCATGGACGTGGCCCTGCACAAGTGCGGGGTCACCTTCGTGCTGGACCGGGCCGGTGTCACCGGTTCGGACGGCGCCTCCCACAACGGCATGTGGGACATGTCGATCATGCAGGTGGTCCCGGGCCTGCGGCTCGCCGCCCCGCGCGACGCCGAGCAGCTGCGCGCCCAGCTGCGCGAGGCCGTCGAGGTCAACGACGCCCCGACCGTCGTGCGCTACTCCAAGGGCGTCGTCGGCCCGGCGGTCCCGGCCGTCGGCCGGATCGGCGGAATGGACGTGCTGCGCACTCCGGCCCCCGAGGTCACCCGTCCGGACGTACTGATCGTCTCGGTCGGCGCGCTCGCCCCGATGTGCCTGGAGATCGCCGATCTGCTCGACAAGCAGGGCATCTCCTCGACCGTCGTGGACCCGCGCTGGGTCAAGCCGGTGGACGAGGCCCTGGCCCCGCTCGCCGACGCCCACCGGGTCGTCGTCACCGTCGAGGACAACGGGCGCACCGGCGGTGTCGGCTCGGCCGTCTCGCAGGCACTGCGGGACGCGGGGGTCGACGTACCGCTGCGCGACTTCGGCATCCCGCAGCGCTTCCTGGACCACGCCTCCCGCAAGGAGGTCATGGCCGAGATCGGGCTGACCGCTCCGGACATCGCGCGGCAGGTCACCGGCCTGGTCGCCAAGCTGGACGGCCGCTACGAGAACGAGCCGGCCGCCACGGTCGACTAG
- a CDS encoding sugar ABC transporter substrate-binding protein has protein sequence MNTRMRRTAVAVAAGAMAVSLAACGSAKESGTKSDTNTVKGNAIKVGLLLPENQTARYEKFDKPLIEKQVADLTGGKGEVVYANAKQDATTQNSQVDTMITNKVNVLIVDAVDSKAIAGAVKRAKDAGIPVVAYDRLAEGPIDAYTSFDNEEVGKVQGKALLEALGDKAKDGQIVMMNGSVTDPNAKLFKQGAHSVLDGKVNIAKEYDTVEWKPENANTNMAAALSAVGKDKIVGVYSANDGMAGGIITALKAAGLTTLPPVTGQDAELAGVQRIVAGEQFMSVYKPYAPEAEAAAKMAVALAKKERIEVVTTSKVDSPTTKGIPSVLIPVVSLTKANIKDTVIRDNVYSADEICTDKYTAACATLGLK, from the coding sequence ATGAACACGCGTATGCGCAGAACCGCCGTAGCCGTCGCCGCCGGCGCCATGGCCGTCTCGCTCGCCGCTTGCGGCAGTGCGAAGGAGTCCGGCACCAAGTCGGACACCAACACGGTCAAGGGCAACGCGATCAAGGTCGGCCTGCTCCTGCCGGAGAACCAGACCGCGCGCTACGAGAAGTTCGACAAGCCGCTCATCGAGAAGCAGGTCGCCGACCTGACCGGTGGCAAGGGCGAAGTGGTCTACGCCAACGCGAAGCAGGACGCGACCACGCAGAACTCGCAGGTCGACACGATGATCACCAACAAGGTGAACGTCCTGATCGTCGACGCCGTGGACTCCAAGGCCATCGCGGGCGCCGTCAAGCGGGCCAAGGACGCGGGCATCCCCGTCGTCGCCTACGACCGCCTCGCCGAGGGCCCGATCGACGCCTACACCTCCTTCGACAACGAAGAGGTCGGCAAGGTCCAGGGCAAGGCGCTCCTGGAGGCGCTGGGCGACAAGGCCAAGGACGGCCAGATCGTCATGATGAACGGGTCCGTCACCGACCCGAACGCCAAGCTGTTCAAGCAGGGCGCGCACTCCGTCCTCGACGGCAAGGTGAACATCGCCAAGGAGTACGACACCGTCGAGTGGAAGCCGGAGAACGCCAACACCAACATGGCGGCCGCGCTCTCCGCGGTCGGCAAGGACAAGATCGTCGGCGTCTACTCGGCCAACGACGGCATGGCCGGCGGCATCATCACCGCCCTCAAGGCGGCCGGTCTGACGACCCTGCCCCCGGTCACCGGTCAGGACGCCGAACTCGCCGGTGTGCAGCGGATCGTGGCGGGCGAGCAGTTCATGAGCGTCTACAAGCCGTACGCCCCCGAAGCCGAGGCCGCCGCGAAGATGGCCGTCGCCCTCGCCAAGAAGGAGCGGATCGAGGTCGTCACGACGTCCAAGGTCGACAGCCCCACCACCAAGGGCATCCCGTCCGTGCTGATCCCGGTCGTCTCGCTGACCAAGGCGAACATCAAGGACACCGTCATCCGGGACAACGTCTACTCGGCCGACGAGATCTGCACCGACAAGTACACGGCCGCCTGCGCCACCCTCGGCCTGAAGTAA
- a CDS encoding ROK family transcriptional regulator encodes MKTPGSQSSLHRANLERVVRAVRLAGSLTQAEIARTTGLSAATVSNIVRELKDGGTVEVTPTSAGGRRARSVSLSGDAGIVIGVDFGHTHLRVAVGNLAHQVLAEEAEPLDVDASWVDGFDRAEALVSSLIESIEVSRDKVIGVGLGVPGPIDGESGNLGSTSILPGWAGINPRRELSQRLGVPVYVDNDANLGALGELVWGSGRGVKDLAYIKVASGVGAGLVINGQIYRGPGGTAGEIGHITLDESGPVCRCGNRGCLETFAAARYVLPLLQGSHGPELTMERVVELARGGDPGCRRVITDVGRHVGSAVASLCNLLNPSRVVLGGSLADAGELVLAPIRESVGRYAIPSAARQLSVLTGSLGGRAEVLGALALVLSEMGDSTLLGGFQEPVLLHSVR; translated from the coding sequence GTGAAGACTCCGGGATCGCAGTCGTCTCTGCACCGCGCGAACCTCGAACGGGTCGTGCGCGCGGTCCGGCTCGCCGGCTCGCTGACCCAGGCGGAGATCGCCCGTACCACCGGACTGTCGGCGGCCACGGTCTCCAACATCGTCCGTGAGCTGAAGGACGGCGGGACCGTCGAGGTCACCCCGACCTCGGCCGGTGGCCGCCGGGCCCGCAGCGTCTCGCTCAGCGGGGACGCGGGCATCGTCATCGGCGTCGACTTCGGCCATACGCACCTGCGCGTGGCGGTCGGCAACCTCGCCCACCAGGTGCTGGCCGAGGAGGCCGAGCCGCTGGACGTCGACGCCTCCTGGGTGGACGGCTTCGACCGGGCCGAGGCCCTGGTCAGCAGCCTGATCGAGAGCATCGAGGTGAGCCGGGACAAGGTCATCGGCGTCGGTCTCGGCGTCCCCGGCCCGATCGACGGGGAGTCCGGGAACCTCGGGTCCACCTCGATCCTGCCGGGCTGGGCCGGGATCAATCCGCGCCGGGAGCTGTCGCAGCGGCTCGGCGTGCCGGTGTACGTCGACAACGACGCGAACCTCGGCGCCCTGGGCGAGCTGGTGTGGGGCAGCGGCCGCGGGGTCAAGGACCTGGCGTACATCAAGGTCGCCAGCGGCGTCGGCGCCGGTCTGGTGATCAACGGGCAGATCTACCGGGGCCCGGGGGGCACCGCGGGCGAGATCGGGCACATCACGCTGGACGAGTCGGGTCCGGTCTGCCGCTGCGGGAACCGGGGCTGCCTGGAGACCTTCGCGGCGGCCCGCTACGTCCTGCCGCTGCTGCAGGGCAGCCACGGCCCCGAACTCACCATGGAGCGCGTGGTCGAGCTGGCCCGGGGCGGCGATCCGGGCTGCCGCCGCGTGATCACCGACGTGGGCCGGCACGTGGGCAGCGCGGTGGCCAGCCTCTGCAACCTCTTGAACCCGAGCCGGGTGGTGCTGGGCGGTTCGCTGGCGGACGCCGGAGAGCTGGTCCTGGCTCCCATACGCGAGTCCGTGGGGCGCTATGCGATACCGAGTGCGGCGCGTCAGTTGTCGGTCCTCACCGGGTCGTTGGGCGGGCGGGCCGAGGTACTGGGCGCGCTGGCGCTCGTACTGAGCGAGATGGGCGATTCGACCCTGCTTGGCGGGTTTCAGGAACCCGTGCTGCTGCATTCAGTTAGATAA